In Diachasmimorpha longicaudata isolate KC_UGA_2023 chromosome 4, iyDiaLong2, whole genome shotgun sequence, a single genomic region encodes these proteins:
- the LOC135161702 gene encoding venom serine protease 34-like isoform X2, whose translation MNVNCSVNMPASLDCNQHSLIIQGLFIEPRNYCGVNKVLLDAYGEVTIKLITPDVPDGGTFECDIKTNKDEDYEEDEEETCNCGWKNSEKIVGGTNTEVNEYPMMAGLIDLSVRYVYCGATIINHRQVITAASCLDGRDLQLLAVLVGDHDLVASSDTNASKVFQVESSQIHPYYFGGYNDIAIITLSGTIEFNKQVGPVCLPFQLTHDSFAGQFVDILGWGDLEFAGTKATTLQKIEVSVLTNYECGKTSTIQEFQICTFTEGKDACQFDAGGPVLWRNHVTKRLVLAGIISYGTGCASNNNPGINTRIGAYMEWILSVSSPDVKYCIEE comes from the exons ATGAATGTCAACTGTTCAGTGAACATGCCAGCA AGTTTGGACTGTAACCAGCATTCACTCATAATCCAGGGATTATTTATCGAGCCTCGAAATTATTGCGGTGTCAATAAAGTTCTTCTGGATGCATATGGTGAAGTCACAATTAAACTGATTACACCTGATGTGCCGGACGGTGGGACATTCGAGTGCGATATTAAAACGAACAAAGATGAAGACTACGAAGAGGACGAAGAGGAAACGTGTAACTGTGGCTGGAAGAATTCG GAGAAAATTGTTGGTGGGACAAACACTGAAGTGAATGAATATCCCATGATGGCTGGTCTCATCGATCTCTCAGTCAGATATGTTTACTGTGGTGCTACCATCATCAACCACCGTCAAGTGATCACTGCAGCTTCCTGCCTAGACGGTAGAGACTTGCAATTGTTGGCTGTTCTGGTAGGAGACCACGACCTGGTAGCAA GCAGTGACACCAATGCCTCAAAAGTATTCCAAGTTGAGTCCTCCCAGATTCATCCATATTATTTCGGAGGGTACAATGACATCGCAATAATCACACTGTCAGgaacaattgaattcaataaacaaGTGGGACCTGTTTGTCTGCCATTCCAACTCACGCACGACAGTTTTGCAGGGCAATTTGTAGATATTTTAG GCTGGGGAGATCTTGAGTTCGCAGGGACAAAAGCTACTACCTTGCAGAAAATAGAAGTCAGTGTCCTTACTAATTACGAATGTGGGAAGACTTCGACCATTCAGGAGTTCCAAATTTGTACGTTCACCGAAGGGAAAGACGCTTGTCAG TTTGATGCTGGTGGACCTGTACTGTGGAGAAATCACGTAACCAAACGCTTGGTACTCGCTGGTATAATAAGCTATGGTACTGGCTGTGCCTCTAACAATAATCCAGGTATAAATACCAGAATTGGAGCCTACATGGAGTGGATATTATCAGTCTCATCCCCAG ACGTGAAATATTGTATAGAAGAGTAA
- the LOC135161702 gene encoding venom serine protease 34-like isoform X1, producing MLSKLLLLLFLRFSTAISNAPDPSCSYFQRLGDGESYSVYNPNFPGDYEGVNNCQWITRSDRVMNVNCSVNMPASLDCNQHSLIIQGLFIEPRNYCGVNKVLLDAYGEVTIKLITPDVPDGGTFECDIKTNKDEDYEEDEEETCNCGWKNSEKIVGGTNTEVNEYPMMAGLIDLSVRYVYCGATIINHRQVITAASCLDGRDLQLLAVLVGDHDLVASSDTNASKVFQVESSQIHPYYFGGYNDIAIITLSGTIEFNKQVGPVCLPFQLTHDSFAGQFVDILGWGDLEFAGTKATTLQKIEVSVLTNYECGKTSTIQEFQICTFTEGKDACQFDAGGPVLWRNHVTKRLVLAGIISYGTGCASNNNPGINTRIGAYMEWILSVSSPDVKYCIEE from the exons ATGCTGAGTA AATTACTGCTCCTTCTTTTTCTACGATTTTCGACAGCAATCTCCAATGCTCCCGATCCAAGTTGCAGTTACTTCCAAAGACTGGGAGACGGAGAATCCTATTCTGTGTACAATCCGAATTTTCCTGGTGACTATGAAGGAGTGAATAACTGCCAGTGGATCACGAGGAGCGATCGAGTCATGAATGTCAACTGTTCAGTGAACATGCCAGCA AGTTTGGACTGTAACCAGCATTCACTCATAATCCAGGGATTATTTATCGAGCCTCGAAATTATTGCGGTGTCAATAAAGTTCTTCTGGATGCATATGGTGAAGTCACAATTAAACTGATTACACCTGATGTGCCGGACGGTGGGACATTCGAGTGCGATATTAAAACGAACAAAGATGAAGACTACGAAGAGGACGAAGAGGAAACGTGTAACTGTGGCTGGAAGAATTCG GAGAAAATTGTTGGTGGGACAAACACTGAAGTGAATGAATATCCCATGATGGCTGGTCTCATCGATCTCTCAGTCAGATATGTTTACTGTGGTGCTACCATCATCAACCACCGTCAAGTGATCACTGCAGCTTCCTGCCTAGACGGTAGAGACTTGCAATTGTTGGCTGTTCTGGTAGGAGACCACGACCTGGTAGCAA GCAGTGACACCAATGCCTCAAAAGTATTCCAAGTTGAGTCCTCCCAGATTCATCCATATTATTTCGGAGGGTACAATGACATCGCAATAATCACACTGTCAGgaacaattgaattcaataaacaaGTGGGACCTGTTTGTCTGCCATTCCAACTCACGCACGACAGTTTTGCAGGGCAATTTGTAGATATTTTAG GCTGGGGAGATCTTGAGTTCGCAGGGACAAAAGCTACTACCTTGCAGAAAATAGAAGTCAGTGTCCTTACTAATTACGAATGTGGGAAGACTTCGACCATTCAGGAGTTCCAAATTTGTACGTTCACCGAAGGGAAAGACGCTTGTCAG TTTGATGCTGGTGGACCTGTACTGTGGAGAAATCACGTAACCAAACGCTTGGTACTCGCTGGTATAATAAGCTATGGTACTGGCTGTGCCTCTAACAATAATCCAGGTATAAATACCAGAATTGGAGCCTACATGGAGTGGATATTATCAGTCTCATCCCCAG ACGTGAAATATTGTATAGAAGAGTAA